A single genomic interval of bacterium harbors:
- a CDS encoding CoA activase produces the protein MKGQQPRYIIGLDVGSTTVKAVVQRRGDEEILWKDYRRHETRQAETVLDFLRRILSHLGASPEACQLLVTGSGGKNIAPTIGARFVQEVNAVALAVEHRHPSAGSAVELGGQDAKILIFQRDPVTGRSKKFTSMNDKCAGGTGAIIDKINAKLRIPSERLAQLGYDGVRLHQVAGKCGVFAETDINSLQKQGVPPDELMASLFESIIQQNLSVLTRGNTLRPEVLLLGGPNTYIRGMVECWRHNIPLIWQERGLRLDDGRSNEQRIYVPENAQYFAALGCVVYAERNEVSERFRGLDGLIDYIEHGRSAQRKSKVGKGLVESASELEEFRRRYSVPVFTPRRLQPGTTFEAYLGIDGGSTSTKGVLIDRDLNVAFKSYRLSDGNPIDDTRRIIADLHAQVRDQGAELRILGAGTTGYAKDVLRDTIGADVALVETVAHTQAAQRFYESVDVICDVGGQDIKLILLHQNRVVDFKLNTQCSAGNGYFLQSTAEGFGYSVEQYADIAFEAKQVPEFGYGCAVFLQSDIVDFQRQGWNAAEIMAGLARVLPKNIWLYVSQISNLEMLGSTFVLQGGTQRNLAAVKAQVDFIENKFRDLKPRIHVHEHTGEAGAIGAAVEAARLHGNGRETTFIGLESAEHIRFVSRRDESTRCSFCKNRCLRTFIDVETSAGEAATDDTRRLIIATCEKGCVEEVSEMRDIAKDLARVRKQYPNYAEIAGREVFRPFTETHEERAQHALQWQGQRRTRGELRIGIPRALNHYAHAPLLTAYLQTLGFRFENLVFSESTTDTLYREGSKRGSIDPCFPSKLALAHVHNLLYRKHAEKALDCIFFPMIDDMPTDLVGTQAAKACPTIVGSVESVEAAYTKEGNVFAQLNIPYVHPFINLADPALASRQLFEEMHVRFGIGLEEHAEALAKGYAALQQFHTALRERAAVTLRELEEERRLGIVLLARPYHNDEGVNHGILAEFQKLGYPVFTQDSLPTDEKSLQRVFGPDLREGSIAHPMEISDVWKNSYSENTNRKVWAAKYVARHPNLVALELSSFKCGHDGPIYAIVQEIVECSNTPYFSFKDIDENRPTGSIRIRVETIAYFLRRYRETLDTRAMMESAVDAKLREYEAKLLKALHEQQQQPHFSGTVDAPVPIDLPGRHSH, from the coding sequence ATGAAGGGACAACAGCCGCGGTACATCATCGGACTCGATGTCGGCAGCACGACAGTCAAGGCCGTGGTACAGCGAAGAGGGGATGAGGAAATTCTATGGAAAGACTACCGCAGGCATGAAACCAGGCAGGCGGAAACTGTACTGGATTTCCTGCGCCGTATTCTGTCGCATCTCGGTGCCTCCCCGGAGGCCTGTCAGCTGCTCGTCACCGGTTCCGGCGGCAAGAATATCGCGCCGACCATAGGCGCGAGATTCGTGCAGGAAGTCAACGCCGTTGCTCTCGCTGTGGAGCACCGGCATCCCTCCGCAGGATCTGCGGTAGAGCTCGGGGGACAGGATGCGAAGATTCTCATTTTCCAGCGTGATCCGGTGACAGGGAGGAGCAAGAAATTCACATCGATGAATGACAAGTGCGCCGGTGGAACCGGGGCCATCATCGATAAGATCAATGCCAAGCTTCGCATCCCATCCGAGCGTCTGGCACAGCTCGGCTACGACGGCGTTCGACTGCACCAGGTTGCAGGGAAATGCGGTGTGTTCGCCGAAACCGATATCAACAGCCTGCAGAAACAGGGCGTCCCACCGGACGAACTCATGGCGTCGCTGTTTGAGTCCATCATCCAGCAGAACCTCTCCGTGCTTACCCGCGGCAACACGCTGCGTCCTGAAGTCCTTCTGCTCGGAGGACCCAACACCTATATCCGCGGAATGGTCGAATGCTGGCGGCACAATATCCCTCTGATCTGGCAGGAGCGCGGTCTGCGTCTCGATGATGGGCGAAGCAACGAGCAGCGCATTTATGTGCCGGAGAACGCGCAATATTTCGCGGCGCTCGGCTGCGTCGTCTATGCAGAGCGGAATGAAGTGAGCGAGCGCTTCCGGGGGCTTGACGGACTCATCGATTACATCGAGCATGGACGCAGCGCACAGAGGAAAAGCAAAGTCGGAAAGGGATTGGTGGAAAGTGCCTCCGAGTTGGAGGAATTCCGCCGTCGCTACAGCGTCCCTGTGTTTACTCCCCGCAGGCTCCAGCCTGGAACAACGTTCGAGGCATATCTTGGCATCGACGGAGGTTCCACCTCAACGAAAGGTGTTTTGATCGACCGCGATCTCAATGTCGCGTTCAAATCCTACCGCCTCTCTGACGGCAATCCCATCGACGATACCAGGCGTATCATCGCGGACCTGCACGCGCAGGTTCGTGATCAGGGCGCTGAACTGCGCATCCTTGGAGCGGGCACCACGGGCTATGCGAAGGATGTACTGCGTGACACGATTGGCGCCGATGTAGCGCTGGTGGAAACCGTCGCCCACACGCAGGCCGCGCAGCGCTTTTATGAAAGTGTGGACGTGATATGCGACGTCGGAGGTCAGGACATCAAACTCATTCTGTTGCACCAGAATAGAGTGGTCGACTTCAAGCTTAATACGCAATGTTCTGCCGGCAACGGGTATTTCCTGCAGAGTACGGCTGAAGGATTCGGATACAGCGTCGAACAGTATGCGGATATCGCCTTCGAGGCAAAGCAGGTGCCGGAGTTCGGCTATGGCTGCGCGGTGTTTCTGCAATCGGATATCGTCGATTTTCAGCGACAGGGCTGGAATGCAGCGGAAATCATGGCGGGCCTCGCCCGCGTGCTGCCAAAGAATATCTGGCTGTATGTCTCACAAATCAGCAACCTGGAGATGCTCGGCAGTACCTTCGTCCTTCAAGGCGGAACGCAGCGCAATCTGGCGGCGGTGAAAGCGCAGGTGGACTTCATCGAGAACAAGTTTCGAGACCTCAAACCACGCATTCATGTGCACGAGCACACCGGGGAGGCAGGAGCGATCGGGGCAGCTGTCGAGGCGGCGCGTCTGCACGGCAACGGCCGGGAGACGACATTCATTGGACTCGAGTCCGCAGAACATATCCGCTTTGTCTCACGCCGGGATGAGAGCACACGCTGCAGCTTCTGCAAAAACCGCTGTCTGCGCACGTTCATCGACGTCGAGACTTCCGCAGGTGAAGCTGCCACGGACGATACCCGCCGCCTGATCATTGCAACCTGCGAGAAAGGCTGTGTCGAAGAGGTTTCGGAAATGCGGGATATCGCGAAAGACCTCGCCCGTGTGAGAAAACAGTATCCGAACTACGCCGAGATTGCAGGACGTGAAGTTTTCCGTCCCTTCACCGAGACGCACGAAGAGCGTGCACAGCATGCGCTGCAATGGCAGGGTCAGCGGCGTACACGCGGGGAACTCCGTATTGGAATCCCGCGCGCCTTGAATCACTATGCGCATGCACCGCTGCTCACTGCGTATTTACAGACGCTGGGCTTCCGTTTCGAAAACCTCGTGTTTTCAGAGTCCACCACCGATACACTGTACCGTGAAGGCAGCAAGCGGGGCAGTATCGATCCCTGCTTCCCAAGCAAGCTGGCGCTGGCACATGTGCACAATCTGCTGTATCGCAAACATGCGGAGAAAGCGCTCGACTGCATATTCTTCCCGATGATCGATGATATGCCCACGGATCTTGTCGGCACACAGGCTGCGAAAGCATGTCCCACCATTGTCGGCAGCGTGGAATCCGTCGAAGCCGCGTACACGAAGGAAGGCAACGTCTTCGCCCAGCTCAACATTCCTTACGTACACCCCTTCATCAACCTTGCGGATCCAGCCCTCGCATCGAGGCAGCTCTTCGAAGAAATGCATGTGCGTTTCGGTATCGGCCTCGAAGAGCATGCGGAGGCGCTCGCGAAGGGATACGCCGCGTTGCAGCAATTCCACACCGCGCTTCGTGAACGCGCTGCGGTGACCCTGCGTGAACTCGAAGAGGAGCGGCGCCTCGGCATCGTCCTGCTCGCGCGTCCCTACCACAACGACGAAGGTGTCAACCACGGGATTCTCGCCGAGTTCCAGAAGCTGGGCTACCCCGTGTTCACGCAGGACAGTCTGCCAACGGATGAGAAGTCGTTGCAGCGCGTATTCGGCCCGGATCTGCGCGAAGGCAGCATTGCACATCCGATGGAAATCTCCGACGTGTGGAAGAATTCGTACAGTGAGAATACCAATCGTAAGGTGTGGGCAGCAAAATACGTCGCGCGCCATCCGAATCTGGTGGCCCTTGAACTATCAAGTTTCAAGTGCGGCCACGACGGTCCGATCTACGCCATCGTGCAGGAAATCGTCGAGTGCTCAAACACACCGTATTTCAGCTTCAAAGACATCGACGAGAACCGTCCCACCGGCAGTATCAGAA